From Xyrauchen texanus isolate HMW12.3.18 chromosome 44, RBS_HiC_50CHRs, whole genome shotgun sequence:
actccataaataaaaaataattatatgattACACAAACTATATTCAGATCCAAGTCATTAGGTAGTGCTATTTATTAAGGCAATAAACAAATTTCAAGAACTAAAAAGTTTAAAGAGGTAAGGGGTTCCAAGCAGACATGCGGACTTCATGTGAGGGCCAGCGGGGAGAGTCCCTGTATCGTCTCCTAGTGGTCGGACGTCTGAAATGAAAGGCTGGAGGGGAGAGATCACAAGGCAATCTGTTAATTGTGTCATCTTCCGTAATTACACCATCAAGACCCAGAGACGCAAAAACTGGAAACTCGAATGGAGGACTGGCATCCAGCAATGAGGTTTCCATGTCATTATTCTGCAGAGAGACTTTAAAGTCTTCAAAGGGATTCAATGGCACCATCTGCTGGAAGAATGTTGGAGATTTAAGATCAGGTGTAATTACTTGATGTCCCACAGAATGATGAAAAGCACTAGAATTCAGTTGATCTTGTGTTTGATCATCAATGTGGCACTTCTGAGCCAACAGTTTATCAAGATCTTCCTCAACATCCCATGTTGATTTGTTAAGCTGATCTGATTGCTTACAAAGTCCGTCCATCTCATACATTGGGTGTTGATTTCTATCTGAGCTCATTGGTGAAAATTCAAAATTTTCATCATTGGTTGGTTGAGCTTTGGGGGAATTTTGTGACCTATGAATCTTGTAGACTTCTTGATGATGCAAATTATTAATTGGTTCTTGATCTACAGACTCCACACCTGAATCTGGGCTAGTGCCACATATTCCTATGAAAGCCTGATTTGCTGGAGGAGATCTTTCAGGGCTCTGCTCAGGTGATCTCTCTGATACTCCTTCATGACTAATGGAGCGGCCAAATCGGCGTGCCCCCTGCCTTTGGAGGCGTGTAGTCCCTCTCTGAAGGCCTTCCTGGGGTTTCTCTCTGAACTGAGGTGCTGCCCGTGATGTCCGGAGAAGCAAGGTCAAAGCAGTAAAGCCTCTAAGCCGCTCAGCCATGGACAAACGTTGATGAGGTCTTTTGAAACTAAGAGTCGAATCTGCCATTttgtcttgtttatagttcttcagtattttaatgtttcctttcatctcttgccCTTCCATTTCTTTGCTACCCACCATCTGCTTCTCCATGGTTACACTTTCACTTTCCTGCTCATGTGAAAAACTTGTAAACATTGGCCAGACATTGTTATCCATTTCAGGTTCACCTCTACCAACTTCCTTGCCCAATTCAGGTACCTCATCACGACACAACTCCAGTGTCACCTCAGGCAAGCTTATAGATCTACGAGGACGGGATCGGTTCTTAGAGCTCTTCTTAATTTCTTTGGATACTTTGCACGACTGTTCTTCCACCTTTTTCAACTCTGGCTCATTTTCTCCTGTATTTCTATTAACCTCCTCACTCTCATTTTGAGTGACTGGTTTTATTACTTCACATTTTCCTAGCTGTTCAAAGTTCTCATCTTCAAGTATTGTCCAGCATTCATCTTCCCAGCATTCATCTTCACAGGGTTCACTGTTCTGTCTTTGAATACGAGAAGCTTCAGATCCCATGTATAGACAGTTGTTTGGGCTTTCAGCAAAACTGCAGTTAAGAAGATCTGGGTCATCTTCTACCTCATTCCCAACAACAACTGCAAGTAAAAAAGGAATGTTTCATGAAATCAAAGGATGAACATGATGTCTTAAGTGAATGATATTCATACAGATAGATCCAAACCTCTTCCTGGTCCATCAATGAGAATGAGTGGTATCTTTAGACATGCATCAGCATGTGCAAGTGGTGAACCACTCTTACAGTTAGACTTTATGCTGAAATCTACCAAACAGTTTTCAGAGTCTTTGTTTGCTGATGTCATTAATGcctaaaaatattaaacaaaattagGAGAGTGAAAAATCGATCTCAAtaaaacaagtggaaaaaagaCATTAGCTGAAAGTAAGGCCAATCTCACAAACTGTTCACGAAGAACACACATTGCTGCTGTTGCTGCCACTGGACACAGTGAAAAATCGGAGAGATCTTTTTCTCCGATGAACCTTTTCTTCTTGTGCTGGAGGCCTGAAAACCCAAAACAAAGATAAGCCTGACTGCTACAATAGTTTTTGCAGATCAAGATACAACCTAAATTGTTTGGAAGACCTAACAAAGTGTAGAGTGCAGTAAAGTTACCGAAGTGATTTCCTGTGTtcgctcatctggtttctcttctTGGAAGTCGTGGGAATGAGATCTTCCTTGATAttcttttcttccatggaactatGTCTGCTTGTGGACTCTGATTATAAACATTCCTAATGATTTTGTGCAACAACTTTGctgcattaaataatgttctaCAAGTATCAGTTGATAAAATAAGCATATAAATTAACTCACCTTCTGTTGGCTGGCTGATGGAAGACTTTGTGTCCTCTCTTAGATCATGTAAAGAACGCCTAAAAAATTACAAACTCTTATTCAAGCATAGAAACATTGAGGATTCATCATACACCGAAACACAGCCTTGAGTCTTACAGTAAAGTAAGACACCAGTCTGCTACCAGACAAGAAAGATCATATCAATATAGTTACTTATCAGACTTTAAGGCTGCAACCACATATTCAGGTTTAGGGGTATCAAAatgaataatataataatcaatCATAGAAAACCATTATAACCACTTACCTTTTTTTGGCAGATCCTTCAAGTTCAGGAACTGTCTCCTCCGTGGCTTTGCGTTTGAATGCAATTGGTGATTGAGGAGTGGGGCTTTTTGAGAGTTGAGGGTCTATGGAGcatcaaacatttatatttaaattaagagACAATAACTAATAGGAGATCTTTCTGTGCAACACTCTTGTCGCTCACCTAACATGACATCGAAGGCTATCGGTGGTCCAGTTGGTGTCCGGCATGGCTTCAGTTTGGAAAAAGCATCAACAAATATTTCTGAAACAATATAAATTAACTTTCTCatcaaaactggaaaacatgtttTAATAACTTGCCCCCTAATGTCTAATGATAGTTACaccccaagaaaaaaaaaaaaaaaacattaaagcaaATCTCACCACCAACACTTCGCCGCCTTTGCCGCTTCAGACTTCTGTACACACTGAGTCCTGTCCGCTTACTGAACAAAGTGCCACCTGTAGGAGAAGGTGTCTCTGTTGTCTCTGTTGCTTTTGATGCCTCCAGGACACATGATGGGACAACACCTAGTGGACAAAGTAAATATCACACAAAATAGAAAGAAATGTGAAGACACTGTCAATCTGGGGCTCCATCAAACAAAGAAACCAACCACACACAAATCTCATACATCTTTACCAATATGATCTGCATGAAGAATGAAGGATTTGATGACTGCGGCCTGCTGGTCCAGATGTTTCTCAGTATCCATAGTCAGCTTGGAGGGTTGGGTGGGACATTGAAGTAGGTTAGGAGCAATCACGACTGCCAGACTGCTCACGTTCATTCTGTTCTCGCtgcacatgatcacacatgaaaaTTAGAAAGAAGAACCTGACCACTACCAATGAAACAAAT
This genomic window contains:
- the zgc:153345 gene encoding uncharacterized protein zgc:153345, with amino-acid sequence MSGLIEERLRVVAIIHALKTVGIRVKNWKNFLNADSNSELTFSQESVFAFGRNLHLLPQHQQSDMGGTVPQFLVEACEYLSQHLNTEGLFRKTGSLSRIRALRADLEQGKPVFNPSYAAHLQPCDVASLIKQFLRELPSPLIPADLQNPLIQAQGLEMSHDQEGARNRTTLLITALFPSSNACTLRYLCTFLRQAAERCSENRMNVSSLAVVIAPNLLQCPTQPSKLTMDTEKHLDQQAAVIKSFILHADHIGVVPSCVLEASKATETTETPSPTGGTLFSKRTGLSVYRSLKRQRRRSVGEIFVDAFSKLKPCRTPTGPPIAFDVMLDPQLSKSPTPQSPIAFKRKATEETVPELEGSAKKRRSLHDLREDTKSSISQPTEGEHSSMEEKNIKEDLIPTTSKKRNQMSEHRKSLRPPAQEEKVHRRKRSLRFFTVSSGSNSSNALMTSANKDSENCLVDFSIKSNCKSGSPLAHADACLKIPLILIDGPGRVVVGNEVEDDPDLLNCSFAESPNNCLYMGSEASRIQRQNSEPCEDECWEDECWTILEDENFEQLGKCEVIKPVTQNESEEVNRNTGENEPELKKVEEQSCKVSKEIKKSSKNRSRPRRSISLPEVTLELCRDEVPELGKEVGRGEPEMDNNVWPMFTSFSHEQESESVTMEKQMVGSKEMEGQEMKGNIKILKNYKQDKMADSTLSFKRPHQRLSMAERLRGFTALTLLLRTSRAAPQFREKPQEGLQRGTTRLQRQGARRFGRSISHEGVSERSPEQSPERSPPANQAFIGICGTSPDSGVESVDQEPINNLHHQEVYKIHRSQNSPKAQPTNDENFEFSPMSSDRNQHPMYEMDGLCKQSDQLNKSTWDVEEDLDKLLAQKCHIDDQTQDQLNSSAFHHSVGHQVITPDLKSPTFFQQMVPLNPFEDFKVSLQNNDMETSLLDASPPFEFPVFASLGLDGVITEDDTINRLPCDLSPPAFHFRRPTTRRRYRDSPRWPSHEVRMSAWNPLPL